A genomic stretch from Candidatus Cloacimonadota bacterium includes:
- the mreC gene encoding rod shape-determining protein MreC: MPAILVIISIVMLIGDNDLRAAKASFFGKTIFFPFVSSLKTIESNRKLSEDNFILRSRLTESTLQNLSLQNQLREYTGVATISFNTEDTEFELAEVIGYSGQFQERNLIVNKGKAYNIVPGSAVISGNGIVGKIISVTDTYSIILPFSNPRFQVPVMVSRTGVQGILQSDVAGIISMNMVKLGSEIATGDTIVSSNLSRLFPKGYPVGTISRIKESTDNLFLSAEISPFTLVENLEHVFILKQRKNYGS, encoded by the coding sequence ATGCCGGCGATTCTTGTCATAATATCGATCGTTATGCTGATCGGAGACAATGATCTGCGCGCTGCTAAAGCGTCTTTTTTTGGCAAGACTATCTTCTTCCCTTTTGTATCTTCCTTGAAGACCATCGAGAGTAATCGCAAGCTGAGTGAAGACAACTTTATCCTACGCAGCAGATTGACCGAGAGCACTCTGCAAAACCTTTCGCTACAAAACCAGTTGAGGGAATATACCGGTGTGGCGACCATCAGTTTCAATACTGAAGATACAGAATTCGAATTGGCAGAGGTAATTGGCTATTCCGGTCAATTCCAGGAGCGCAACCTGATCGTGAATAAGGGCAAAGCATACAACATCGTCCCGGGATCTGCAGTGATCTCCGGAAATGGCATTGTGGGCAAAATCATCTCGGTTACCGATACTTATAGCATCATTCTGCCCTTCTCCAATCCCCGTTTTCAGGTTCCGGTAATGGTCTCACGTACCGGAGTGCAAGGCATTTTACAGTCTGATGTGGCAGGCATCATCTCCATGAACATGGTGAAACTGGGCTCGGAGATTGCTACCGGAGATACCATTGTAAGCTCCAATCTATCCAGATTGTTTCCCAAGGGATACCCAGTGGGAACGATCAGCCGCATCAAGGAATCAACGGACAATCTGTTCCTCAGTGCGGAAATC